A genomic segment from Streptomyces sp. NBC_01233 encodes:
- a CDS encoding DUF3817 domain-containing protein, translating to MKRSVLTRYRVMAYVTAVMLLILCACMVAKYGFDTGAGLTFAVSQAHGVLFMVYLVFAFDLGSKAKWSFGKLLWVLVSGTIPLAAFFVERKVRAEVEPLVSDSLATAEA from the coding sequence ATGAAACGAAGCGTGCTGACCCGCTACCGCGTCATGGCCTACGTGACCGCGGTCATGCTCCTGATCCTTTGTGCCTGCATGGTGGCGAAGTACGGCTTCGACACCGGCGCCGGCCTGACCTTCGCGGTCTCGCAGGCCCACGGCGTCCTCTTCATGGTCTACCTGGTCTTCGCCTTCGACCTGGGCTCCAAGGCCAAGTGGTCCTTCGGCAAGCTGCTCTGGGTGCTCGTGTCGGGCACGATTCCGCTGGCCGCCTTCTTCGTCGAGCGCAAGGTCCGCGCCGAGGTGGAACCGCTGGTCAGCGACTCGCTCGCGAC